CCCCAAAGCCTCAAACTACGTGGCGCCGACGACGTCCAACGACCCTCAGCCTACGGGCGTGTTCCCCCGAAATACGTGATCTCCCCCAAGCCTCAAGCTACGTGGTGCCGACGACGTCCGACGACCTTCTGCGCTTCGGGCGGGCGACGCACCGAGATAATTCAAATCCCGGCCTACTTTTGCGTCTCAAAAGAAACGAACCGAACGATGGATATATCAGTTGTCGTACCCCTATATAATGAAGCGGAATCCCTGCCTGAGTTGCACGCATGGATTGAGCGAGTGATGGACGAAAACCATTTCAGTTACGAGATCATCTATGTGAACGACGGCAGCACCGACGGCTCATGGGGCGTCATCGAACGCCTGGCGAGGCAGTCGACGCATGTGAAGGGAATCAAATTTCGACGCAACTATGGCAAGTCGCCGGCGCTCCATTGCGGCTTCTACCGCGCGGAGGGCGACGTGGTGATCACCATGGACGCGGATCTGCAAGACAGCCCCGACGAGATTCCCGAACTCTATCGCATGATCCGCGAAGACGGCTACGACATCGTCTCGGGCTGGAAAAAGAAGCGATATGACAATCGCCTGACGAAAAACCTCCCGTCGAAGCTCTTTAACGCCACGGCGCGCAAATTCTCCGGCATCAATCTGCACGATTTCAACTGCGGACTCAAGGCTTACCGCCGCGAGGTGGTAAAGAACATCGAAGTCTATAACGACATGCACCGATATATCCCCTACTTAGCGAAAATCGCTGGTTTCAATAAGATTGGCGAAAAAGTAGTCCACCATCAGGCGCGG
The sequence above is drawn from the Tannerella serpentiformis genome and encodes:
- a CDS encoding glycosyltransferase family 2 protein, with translation MDISVVVPLYNEAESLPELHAWIERVMDENHFSYEIIYVNDGSTDGSWGVIERLARQSTHVKGIKFRRNYGKSPALHCGFYRAEGDVVITMDADLQDSPDEIPELYRMIREDGYDIVSGWKKKRYDNRLTKNLPSKLFNATARKFSGINLHDFNCGLKAYRREVVKNIEVYNDMHRYIPYLAKIAGFNKIGEKVVHHQARKYGVTKFGLDRFVNGYLDLITLWFTSKFGKKPMHIFGLWGSGMFLIGFAALVIVLVMKLASMMEGDLRPLVTTSPFFYISLTAMIIGSQLFLSGFIGELISRNSPNRNNYKIEQEI